A window of Nicotiana tabacum cultivar K326 chromosome 24, ASM71507v2, whole genome shotgun sequence contains these coding sequences:
- the LOC107825444 gene encoding uncharacterized protein LOC107825444 isoform X3: MQDTQRNEIRPCESGKAKKVRGTNRCKKVAGLKVGEKLSVTFYHNRVVGKNHVSFTRHLGILVRNRNMCPLRVHSWADIEEYKLQHMWKAVTDKFDSDDINDQRDHVLKYMRKLWNNWRGSLHKNIKSKSFRDALKDVPNGVDTSDWEWLVKEHFLLEKFKEKSARNSVNRSKLSMPYRTGSKPIREIIYELGGKDGNPPDVAIIFFETRKKDRRLIEPESNEKYIKYLKSEEPILEENLEQVEVQEVYILLGMV; encoded by the exons ATGCAAGACACTCAGAGAAACGAAATAA GGCCATGTGAATCTGGAAAGGCAAAAAAAGTGAGAGGAACAAATAGGTGTAAAAAAGTTGCAGGACTCAAAGTTGGAGAAAAGTTGAGCGTTACTTTTTACCACAATCGGGTTGTTGGAAAGAATCATGTCTCATTTACGAGACACTTGGGTATATTAGTTCGTAATCGTAATATGTGTCCACTGCGTGTACACTCATGGGCGGACATCGAAGAATATAAGCTGCAACACATGTGGAAAGCTGTCACT GACAAATTTGATAGTGATGACATAAATGATCAACGAGATCATGTCTTGAAATATATGAGAAAGTTATGGAACAATTGGAGAGGATCACTGCACAAGAATATTAAGTCTAAGTCATTTCGTGATGCTCTAAAAGATGTGCCAAATGGGGTAGACACGAGTGATTGGGAATGGCTTGTCAAGGAGCATTTTTTATTAGAAAAATTTAAG GAAAAAAGTGCAAGAAACTCTGTCAATAGGTCTAAGTTGAGTATGCCTTATCGTACGGGTAGTAAGCCAATTAGAGAGATCATTTATGAATTG GGAGGTAAAGATGGCAATCCACCAGATGTGGCAATTATCTTTTTTGAGACTCGTAAGAAGGACAGGAGGCTTATTGAACCTGAATCCAATGAAAAATAT ATCAAATATTTGAAGTCCGAAGAACCTATCCTTGAAGAAAATTTAGAGCAAGTTGAAGTACAAGAGGTTTATATTTTGTTAGGGATGGTTTAA
- the LOC107825444 gene encoding uncharacterized protein LOC107825444 isoform X2 has translation MQDTQRNEIRPCESGKAKKVRGTNRCKKVAGLKVGEKLSVTFYHNRVVGKNHVSFTRHLGILVRNRNMCPLRVHSWADIEEYKLQHMWKAVTDKFDSDDINDQRDHVLKYMRKLWNNWRGSLHKNIKSKSFRDALKDVPNGVDTSDWEWLVKEHFLLEKFKEKSARNSVNRSKLSMPYRTGSKPIREIIYELGGKDGNPPDVAIIFFETRKKDRRLIEPESNEKYEAGKGRLVTISRREHTWGQDQIFEVRRTYP, from the exons ATGCAAGACACTCAGAGAAACGAAATAA GGCCATGTGAATCTGGAAAGGCAAAAAAAGTGAGAGGAACAAATAGGTGTAAAAAAGTTGCAGGACTCAAAGTTGGAGAAAAGTTGAGCGTTACTTTTTACCACAATCGGGTTGTTGGAAAGAATCATGTCTCATTTACGAGACACTTGGGTATATTAGTTCGTAATCGTAATATGTGTCCACTGCGTGTACACTCATGGGCGGACATCGAAGAATATAAGCTGCAACACATGTGGAAAGCTGTCACT GACAAATTTGATAGTGATGACATAAATGATCAACGAGATCATGTCTTGAAATATATGAGAAAGTTATGGAACAATTGGAGAGGATCACTGCACAAGAATATTAAGTCTAAGTCATTTCGTGATGCTCTAAAAGATGTGCCAAATGGGGTAGACACGAGTGATTGGGAATGGCTTGTCAAGGAGCATTTTTTATTAGAAAAATTTAAG GAAAAAAGTGCAAGAAACTCTGTCAATAGGTCTAAGTTGAGTATGCCTTATCGTACGGGTAGTAAGCCAATTAGAGAGATCATTTATGAATTG GGAGGTAAAGATGGCAATCCACCAGATGTGGCAATTATCTTTTTTGAGACTCGTAAGAAGGACAGGAGGCTTATTGAACCTGAATCCAATGAAAAATAT GAAGCTGGCAAAGGGAGACTGGTGACAATCTCCCGCAGAGAGCATACATGGGGACAAG ATCAAATATTTGAAGTCCGAAGAACCTATCCTTGA
- the LOC107825444 gene encoding uncharacterized protein LOC107825444 isoform X1 — protein MQDTQRNEIRPCESGKAKKVRGTNRCKKVAGLKVGEKLSVTFYHNRVVGKNHVSFTRHLGILVRNRNMCPLRVHSWADIEEYKLQHMWKAVTDKFDSDDINDQRDHVLKYMRKLWNNWRGSLHKNIKSKSFRDALKDVPNGVDTSDWEWLVKEHFLLEKFKEKSARNSVNRSKLSMPYRTGSKPIREIIYELGGKDGNPPDVAIIFFETRKKDRRLIEPESNEKYEAGKGRLVTISRREHTWGQGDCEYVGYACVDIYFPLILLLLVLVFVANYDSF, from the exons ATGCAAGACACTCAGAGAAACGAAATAA GGCCATGTGAATCTGGAAAGGCAAAAAAAGTGAGAGGAACAAATAGGTGTAAAAAAGTTGCAGGACTCAAAGTTGGAGAAAAGTTGAGCGTTACTTTTTACCACAATCGGGTTGTTGGAAAGAATCATGTCTCATTTACGAGACACTTGGGTATATTAGTTCGTAATCGTAATATGTGTCCACTGCGTGTACACTCATGGGCGGACATCGAAGAATATAAGCTGCAACACATGTGGAAAGCTGTCACT GACAAATTTGATAGTGATGACATAAATGATCAACGAGATCATGTCTTGAAATATATGAGAAAGTTATGGAACAATTGGAGAGGATCACTGCACAAGAATATTAAGTCTAAGTCATTTCGTGATGCTCTAAAAGATGTGCCAAATGGGGTAGACACGAGTGATTGGGAATGGCTTGTCAAGGAGCATTTTTTATTAGAAAAATTTAAG GAAAAAAGTGCAAGAAACTCTGTCAATAGGTCTAAGTTGAGTATGCCTTATCGTACGGGTAGTAAGCCAATTAGAGAGATCATTTATGAATTG GGAGGTAAAGATGGCAATCCACCAGATGTGGCAATTATCTTTTTTGAGACTCGTAAGAAGGACAGGAGGCTTATTGAACCTGAATCCAATGAAAAATAT GAAGCTGGCAAAGGGAGACTGGTGACAATCTCCCGCAGAGAGCATACATGGGGACAAGGTGATTGTGAATATGTTGGTTATGCATGTGTGGATATCTATTTTCCTCTTATTCTTCTACTACTTGTTCTTGTCTTTGTTGCCAATTATGACTCATTCTGA